agaatcggacggtatattttatcgaaaagtccgcggtcacactgcaaACATGGCGTCGTCGTTTGGttgattttttgttgtctAAGAAAATGCAGAAATTTTGCACTGAAATTGTGTGAAATGTGAGATTGATTAAAGTGATAGGCCCAAAGCATGCAAATTGAGCACCCGATCCGCATTTCCAGCATTGTAGCCATCGCATCGAGAGCAACGTTGCCACGGGACTGGCCCTGGGGATATGgctgcggcggctgcagcacCTGCGAACTCAAACGCACCTGCACCTCCGTCGGGCGTTAGCTCTGGCGCAACGGGAGTCGGGGCCATAAGCGGCGCCCAGTTTCGCGAAATACACAAGAATACGTGGTTGAAAAGACTGACGACCGATGGAAAGAAACTAACCGTCGGACCCAAGGTAGGTCGCTGAGCGGAGCCCCTCAATCATTGAGACACGAATTAATTACTGAATGACCTTGCTTTTGCAGAAATCAGAGTGCAGCTGGGTGGTGTTCTGCGTGCACGATGACACGGAGGCCCTGCTGGAGGGCTATGCAGAGCCGCGCCAGGCAGCCGGCCACATGCCAGAGTGGGCGGTGTCATTGCGGGAGACGCTGCACATATCGCACGCCCTGATCCCCAATTCGCACGAGTTTGAATTTGTTGTAACGCTTAGCAATGAAGTGTTGCGCTTTCATGCCGTGTCATGGTAAGCTAGCCATGCCGCACGCACGCAGGCACAGACGGGGAAATAATTGCTATTGCTATTGCTTTTCTGTTGCCCAAACACAATTCACTTtcggtttcgtttcgtttcgttcacAGGGAAATTATGCAAGAATGGGTGGAAACGCTGCGTTCGAAGTTGCGCGAAATGAAAATTCTGTCGCCGCGCGAAAACCTCTAAACAAAGTTACCTGAAGTTCGCGCCCCCTTGCTGCCCACACGGGATCCCACATCCCCGCTGCCGCCGCCCCCCCAGTGCCGGCGGCCCTAGTGCCGGGAGTGGAGCGTGTCGTTGCTGCTCATCAACCGCACCCGCAGACGCAGCATCATCTGCCAGCAAGTGAACAGGCAGCCTCAAGTCCTGCTTCCACTCCGGTTCCAACTGCGGCTGCAGTACCACCAGCCACAGCCATGTCCAACACATTGACCCAGCATCTGCTCAACATGCTCTCCGATCCCATTAGCACCTACAGCGAGCAAATAAGCGAGACCGCGACGGCGTCAGTGCCCCCCAATAGACCCGAAGACGAGGAGCAGGCCACCGATGAGCCCCAGCAATTGAACTCTGCCAGTGATGCGGACGTGAACCTCTCTGATGATGAATTCCTGTCGCCTCTTCTCCGAAGGGCCTGCGTCCTCACGGACAGTGGCGTGCGGGTCGATGTTGTGGCAGCCACAGCACAGCGTGCCTCTGCGGGTAAGAAGAGCCTCTGCGCACCCATAGAAAACATATAACAAATATAAATGTTTTTGCAAATTGCAGATCAAATCTTAAATCTG
This region of Drosophila miranda strain MSH22 chromosome 2, D.miranda_PacBio2.1, whole genome shotgun sequence genomic DNA includes:
- the LOC117186962 gene encoding uncharacterized protein LOC117186962, with the translated sequence MAAAAAAPANSNAPAPPSGVSSGATGVGAISGAQFREIHKNTWLKRLTTDGKKLTVGPKKSECSWVVFCVHDDTEALLEGYAEPRQAAGHMPEWAVSLRETLHISHALIPNSHEFEFVVTLSNEVLRFHAVSWEIMQEWVETLRSKLREMKILSPRENL
- the LOC117186972 gene encoding uncharacterized protein LOC117186972, which translates into the protein MSNTLTQHLLNMLSDPISTYSEQISETATASVPPNRPEDEEQATDEPQQLNSASDADVNLSDDEFLSPLLRRACVLTDSGVRVDVVAATAQRASADQILNLEHMLQCERLIPRFILWTL